From Methylobacterium radiodurans, a single genomic window includes:
- the eno gene encoding phosphopyruvate hydratase, giving the protein MTAISNIAAREILDSRGNPTVEVDVLLEDGSFGRAAVPSGASTGAHEAVELRDGDKGRYGGKGVLKAIEAVDLEIHNTVVGMDAEDQVAIDEAMIHLDGTPNKARLGANAILGVSLAVAKAAAETSGLPLYRYVGGVQGRVLPVPMMNIVNGGAHADNPIDFQEFMIMPVGADSLAEAVRMGAEVFHTLKSALKKAGHNTNVGDEGGFAPNLPSAEAALDFVMESIQAAGLKPGQDMVLALDCAATEFFRDGAYRYEGEGCTRAIEEQVDYLADLVAQYPILSIEDGMSEDDWQGWKLLTDKIGSRCQLVGDDLFVTNVERLSQGIESGTANSILIKVNQIGSLTETLAAVDMAQRAGYTAVMSHRSGETEDSTIADLAVATNCGQIKTGSLARSDRLAKYNQLIRIEEGLGPQGRYAGRSFARTKISP; this is encoded by the coding sequence ATGACCGCGATCAGCAACATCGCCGCCCGCGAGATCCTGGACAGCCGGGGCAATCCGACCGTCGAGGTCGACGTGCTCCTGGAAGACGGCTCGTTCGGCCGCGCCGCGGTTCCGTCGGGCGCCTCGACCGGCGCCCACGAGGCGGTCGAGCTGCGCGACGGCGACAAGGGCCGCTACGGCGGCAAGGGGGTGCTGAAGGCGATCGAGGCGGTCGACCTCGAGATCCACAACACCGTCGTCGGCATGGATGCCGAGGATCAGGTCGCGATCGACGAGGCGATGATCCATCTCGACGGCACGCCCAACAAGGCGCGGCTCGGCGCCAACGCGATCCTGGGCGTCTCGCTCGCCGTCGCCAAGGCCGCGGCCGAGACCTCGGGCCTGCCGCTCTACCGCTACGTCGGCGGCGTGCAGGGCCGGGTGCTGCCGGTGCCGATGATGAACATCGTCAACGGCGGCGCGCACGCCGACAACCCGATCGACTTCCAGGAATTCATGATCATGCCGGTCGGCGCCGACTCGCTGGCCGAGGCGGTGCGCATGGGCGCGGAGGTGTTCCACACCCTCAAGAGCGCGCTCAAGAAGGCCGGCCACAACACCAATGTCGGCGACGAGGGCGGCTTCGCCCCGAACCTGCCCTCGGCCGAGGCCGCCCTCGACTTCGTGATGGAATCGATCCAGGCCGCCGGCCTGAAGCCCGGCCAGGACATGGTGCTGGCCCTCGACTGCGCGGCGACCGAGTTCTTCCGGGACGGCGCCTACCGTTACGAGGGCGAGGGCTGCACCCGCGCCATCGAGGAGCAGGTCGACTACCTCGCGGATCTCGTCGCGCAGTACCCGATCCTGTCGATCGAGGACGGCATGTCCGAGGACGACTGGCAGGGCTGGAAGCTCCTGACCGACAAGATCGGCAGCCGCTGCCAGCTCGTTGGCGACGACCTGTTCGTCACGAATGTCGAGCGGCTGTCGCAGGGCATCGAGAGCGGGACGGCCAACTCGATCCTGATCAAGGTCAACCAGATCGGCTCGCTCACCGAGACGCTGGCCGCCGTCGATATGGCCCAGCGCGCCGGCTACACGGCGGTGATGTCGCACCGCTCGGGCGAGACCGAGGACTCGACCATCGCCGACCTCGCGGTCGCCACGAACTGCGGGCAGATCAAGACCGGCTCGCTCGCCCGCTCGGACAGACTGGCCAAGTACAACCAGCTCATCCGCATCGAGGAGGGCCTGGGCCCGCAGGGCCGCTACGCTGGTCGATCGTTCGCCAGGACGAAGATTTCGCCGTAG
- a CDS encoding bifunctional allantoicase/(S)-ureidoglycine aminohydrolase: MSSSPYNPPCGGLPPQTALMTGRAVFTEAYAVIPRGVMSDIVTSVLPFWEGTRAWMLSRPLSGFSETFAQYLMEVAPGGGSASPEPDPEAEGVLFVVEGRPSLTLEGHEHGLRPGSYAYLAPGAAWSLRNAEGAAARFHWIRKAYERVPGIEAPESFVTHESREDPVAMPGTNDAWATTRFVSSDDVRHDMHVNIVTFQPGGSIPFEETHVMEHGLFVLEGKAVYKLNRDWVEVEAGDFMWLRAFCPQACYAGGPGPFRYLLYKDVNRHAGLRVAGGAR, encoded by the coding sequence TTGAGCAGTTCCCCCTACAACCCGCCCTGCGGCGGCCTGCCCCCCCAGACTGCGCTGATGACCGGCCGGGCCGTGTTCACCGAGGCCTACGCCGTCATCCCGCGGGGCGTGATGAGCGACATCGTCACCTCGGTCCTGCCCTTCTGGGAGGGCACCCGCGCCTGGATGCTGTCGCGCCCGCTCTCCGGCTTCTCGGAGACCTTCGCGCAGTACCTGATGGAGGTCGCGCCCGGAGGCGGCAGCGCGAGCCCGGAGCCCGACCCGGAAGCCGAGGGCGTGCTCTTCGTCGTCGAGGGGCGCCCGAGCCTCACGCTGGAGGGCCACGAGCACGGCCTGCGCCCCGGCAGCTACGCCTACCTCGCGCCCGGCGCCGCGTGGTCTCTGCGCAACGCGGAGGGCGCGGCCGCCCGATTCCACTGGATCCGCAAGGCCTACGAGCGCGTGCCGGGGATCGAGGCGCCCGAGAGCTTCGTCACCCACGAGAGCCGCGAGGATCCCGTCGCGATGCCCGGCACGAACGACGCCTGGGCCACCACCCGCTTCGTGTCGTCCGACGACGTGCGCCACGACATGCACGTCAACATCGTCACCTTCCAGCCGGGCGGCTCGATCCCGTTCGAGGAGACGCACGTGATGGAGCACGGCCTGTTCGTTCTGGAGGGCAAGGCGGTCTACAAGCTCAACCGCGACTGGGTGGAGGTCGAGGCCGGCGACTTCATGTGGCTGCGCGCCTTCTGCCCGCAGGCCTGCTACGCGGGCGGCCCCGGCCCCTTCCGATACCTGCTCTACAAGGACGTGAACCGCCACGCCGGTCTGAGAGTCGCTGGAGGGGCGCGGTAG
- a CDS encoding ureidoglycolate lyase, with the protein MSDRHIQVKTLTPEAFAPFGSVIDRSCLEPRAMNAGMARRFHDLAKIEIAGQDARVVIGVVEAKAYPVPLNLPLVERHPLGAQAFVPLTDAPFLVVVCHDENGRPGRPQAFVTTAGQGVCYGMNVWHGVLTPFGAPQDFIVIDRNGPGVNLEEHVFDEPWIVTI; encoded by the coding sequence ATGAGTGACCGTCACATCCAAGTTAAAACTCTGACGCCCGAGGCTTTCGCGCCATTCGGATCGGTGATCGACCGATCATGCCTGGAGCCACGAGCGATGAACGCCGGTATGGCCCGTCGCTTCCACGATCTCGCGAAGATCGAAATCGCCGGACAGGACGCCCGTGTGGTAATCGGCGTCGTGGAGGCGAAAGCCTATCCGGTGCCTCTGAACCTACCGCTGGTCGAGCGTCATCCGCTCGGTGCCCAAGCCTTCGTTCCGTTGACCGACGCCCCCTTCCTGGTCGTCGTTTGTCACGATGAGAACGGACGTCCCGGTCGACCGCAAGCCTTCGTGACGACCGCCGGCCAGGGCGTGTGCTATGGCATGAACGTCTGGCACGGTGTTCTGACTCCGTTCGGTGCTCCCCAGGATTTCATCGTGATCGATCGAAATGGCCCAGGCGTAAATCTGGAAGAGCATGTCTTCGACGAACCCTGGATCGTGACGATCTAG
- a CDS encoding serine hydrolase domain-containing protein, whose product MKRYRILTMGCMSLLCNLSAVALARPQDEVSANSPDIASVQSVYDGRVLPDIQARTFRNIDRLFPTRTVNRDMRGKPLAEDLRNFDDLKIESDGKAYDIYDYISLNRIGGLLVLKDDKIVFEDYELGNTPTSRWMSMSVAKSITSTLIGAAIKDGHIKSIDDDLTVYLPELKGSAYDGVSVKNLLRMASGVKWDETYTNPRSDRRRMLELQQAGKPGEIVKFMASLPRAAPPGTVWNYSTGETHIAGALVRAAVGRPVAEYLSDKIWSKIGAQDDATWWLEAPNGLEVGGSGFSATLRDYARFGLFVLNGGKVGDTQVVPEGWFDQAGRPQDLADKTVNYGYMWWPLAAPAGSPNQDAFQARGIFGQSVYVNPRERLVIVHWGARSKPTGIQPVRDPEFYAAVVRKLQFK is encoded by the coding sequence ATGAAGCGTTACCGTATTCTCACTATGGGCTGTATGAGTTTGCTTTGCAACCTCTCGGCCGTCGCTTTGGCCAGGCCGCAAGACGAGGTATCCGCGAATTCGCCCGATATCGCATCCGTGCAAAGCGTTTACGATGGCCGGGTATTGCCTGACATCCAAGCGCGTACGTTCCGGAACATCGATCGTCTCTTCCCGACCCGGACCGTGAACCGCGATATGCGGGGCAAGCCTCTGGCCGAGGACCTCCGAAATTTCGACGATCTGAAGATCGAATCGGACGGGAAGGCTTACGATATCTACGATTACATATCGTTGAATCGGATTGGTGGGCTTCTGGTGCTCAAGGACGACAAGATCGTCTTTGAGGACTACGAGCTGGGAAACACGCCGACGTCACGTTGGATGTCGATGTCCGTGGCGAAATCCATCACGTCCACGCTGATCGGCGCGGCGATCAAGGACGGTCACATCAAGAGCATCGATGACGATCTCACGGTCTACCTACCGGAGTTGAAGGGTAGCGCGTACGACGGTGTCAGCGTCAAGAACCTGCTACGGATGGCATCGGGGGTTAAGTGGGACGAGACCTACACCAACCCCCGGTCCGACCGCCGTCGCATGTTGGAACTGCAACAGGCCGGCAAGCCGGGCGAGATCGTCAAGTTCATGGCGAGCCTCCCCCGTGCAGCGCCTCCTGGCACGGTCTGGAACTACAGCACGGGTGAGACCCACATCGCCGGCGCTCTCGTGCGGGCGGCCGTAGGGCGACCCGTCGCCGAATATCTCTCGGACAAGATCTGGTCCAAGATCGGGGCACAGGACGACGCGACGTGGTGGCTCGAGGCGCCGAACGGTCTGGAAGTCGGCGGGAGTGGCTTCAGCGCGACGTTGCGCGATTACGCCCGTTTCGGCCTCTTCGTCCTGAATGGAGGAAAGGTCGGCGACACACAAGTCGTACCCGAGGGGTGGTTCGACCAAGCCGGCCGGCCTCAGGATCTGGCGGACAAGACCGTGAACTACGGCTACATGTGGTGGCCTTTGGCAGCTCCGGCCGGGTCTCCGAACCAGGACGCGTTCCAGGCGCGGGGCATCTTCGGTCAGAGCGTATACGTCAATCCCAGGGAGCGTCTCGTGATCGTCCACTGGGGCGCGCGTTCCAAGCCTACCGGGATCCAGCCCGTACGCGATCCTGAGTTCTACGCGGCGGTGGTCAGGAAGCTGCAGTTCAAGTAG
- the aceE gene encoding pyruvate dehydrogenase (acetyl-transferring), homodimeric type, which yields MRDLPDIDPLETREWVDALHSVAQFAGPDRVRFLLDRIVDEAKQTGLPVPYSTNTPYLNTIAPEKQDPHPGDRQIEHRIRSAIRWNAIAIILRANKESSELGGHIASFQSAATLYDTGFMHFWKGDQDGRGGDLIYVQGHSSPGIYARAYLEGRLTEEQMLAFRAEVDGNGLSSYPHPWLMPDFWQFPTVSMGLGPLMAIYQARYLRYLHHRGHVDTDGRKVWAFMGDGEMDEPESLGAISMAGREKLDNLIFVINCNLQRLDGPVRGNGKIVQELEANFLGNGWNVIKCLWGTGWDALLANDSTGTLARLMEECVDGEYQDFKSKNGAYIREFFFGRYPETAALVRDWSDEDIFRLTRGGHDPAKVFAAYSAAVKHKGQPTVILAKTVKGYGMGEAGEAQNITHQQKKMGEAVLRQFRDRFGIELTDEQVTEIPFIRFPEGSPEHRYLMARRQALGGPLPARRRLSQPLEIPSLTAFGAQLKETAGREISTTMAFVRILNTLLRDKNVGPRIVPIVPDESRTFGMEGMFRQFGIFSQVGQLYRPEDANQLMYYKEDEKGQMLQEGINEPGAMSSWIAAATSYSHSNAPTIPFYIYYSMFGFQRTGDLAWAAGDLRARGFLIGGTAGRTTLNGEGLQHEDGHSHIQSATIPNCVSYDPTFSYEVAVIVQDGLRRMYAEQEDVFYYITVMNENYEHPGMPEGAEAGIIKGMYLFREGRGKTGAPRVRLLGSGTILREVIAAAEMLEAEHGIAADVWSCPSFTELRRDAMACERWNLLHPGEAKRKSHVETCLEAGTGPVIAATDYMRLFADQIRAWVPGRYRVLGTDGFGRSDYRRKLRDFFEVDRRWVTIAALSGLVEEGALPASAVASAIAKYGIDPGKAAPWTV from the coding sequence ATGCGCGACCTGCCCGATATCGACCCCTTGGAAACACGCGAATGGGTCGACGCCCTCCATTCCGTGGCGCAGTTCGCTGGCCCGGACCGGGTTCGATTTCTGCTCGACAGGATCGTCGACGAGGCCAAGCAGACAGGACTTCCGGTTCCGTACTCGACCAACACGCCCTACCTCAACACGATCGCTCCCGAGAAGCAGGATCCCCATCCGGGTGATCGCCAGATCGAGCACCGCATCCGCTCGGCAATTCGCTGGAACGCGATCGCCATCATCCTACGCGCCAACAAGGAATCCTCGGAGCTCGGGGGACATATCGCGAGCTTTCAATCCGCCGCGACACTCTACGACACCGGCTTCATGCACTTCTGGAAGGGGGACCAGGACGGGCGTGGTGGCGACCTGATCTACGTGCAGGGACACTCGTCGCCGGGCATCTACGCTCGCGCTTACCTGGAAGGCCGGCTCACTGAGGAGCAGATGCTGGCTTTCCGCGCCGAGGTCGACGGGAACGGGTTGTCCTCGTATCCGCATCCTTGGCTGATGCCGGATTTCTGGCAGTTCCCCACCGTCTCCATGGGTCTCGGTCCGCTCATGGCGATCTATCAGGCGCGCTACCTCCGCTACCTGCACCACCGGGGCCACGTCGATACGGACGGTCGCAAGGTCTGGGCCTTCATGGGCGACGGCGAGATGGACGAACCCGAGAGTCTGGGCGCCATCTCCATGGCGGGCCGGGAGAAACTCGACAACCTGATCTTCGTGATCAACTGCAACCTCCAGAGGTTGGATGGACCCGTTCGCGGGAACGGCAAGATCGTCCAGGAGCTCGAGGCGAACTTTCTCGGCAACGGCTGGAACGTCATCAAGTGCCTTTGGGGTACCGGTTGGGACGCGCTGCTGGCGAACGACTCTACGGGAACGCTCGCTCGCCTCATGGAGGAATGCGTCGACGGCGAATACCAAGATTTCAAATCGAAGAACGGCGCCTACATCCGGGAGTTTTTCTTCGGGAGATACCCCGAGACCGCAGCTCTGGTGCGTGACTGGTCGGACGAAGACATCTTCCGTCTGACCCGCGGCGGTCACGACCCGGCGAAGGTCTTCGCGGCCTACTCGGCGGCTGTGAAGCACAAGGGCCAGCCCACCGTCATTCTCGCCAAGACCGTGAAAGGTTACGGCATGGGCGAGGCCGGCGAAGCCCAGAACATCACTCATCAGCAGAAGAAGATGGGCGAGGCGGTGCTGCGGCAGTTTCGCGACCGCTTCGGCATCGAACTGACGGACGAGCAGGTCACGGAAATCCCCTTCATCCGCTTCCCGGAAGGCAGCCCGGAGCACCGCTACCTGATGGCGCGGCGTCAGGCCCTGGGCGGCCCTCTTCCGGCACGCCGCCGCCTGTCGCAGCCGCTGGAGATCCCATCCCTTACGGCGTTCGGCGCGCAGCTCAAGGAGACGGCCGGGCGCGAGATCTCCACGACCATGGCGTTCGTGCGCATCCTCAACACGCTTCTGCGCGACAAGAACGTCGGACCGCGCATCGTCCCGATCGTGCCCGACGAGAGCCGCACGTTCGGCATGGAGGGCATGTTCCGCCAGTTCGGCATCTTCTCCCAGGTCGGTCAGCTCTACCGGCCGGAGGATGCGAACCAGCTCATGTACTACAAGGAGGACGAGAAGGGTCAGATGCTCCAGGAAGGCATCAACGAGCCCGGGGCGATGTCTTCCTGGATCGCGGCGGCCACCTCCTACTCGCATTCGAACGCGCCGACGATCCCGTTCTACATCTACTATTCCATGTTCGGCTTCCAACGCACGGGCGATCTCGCTTGGGCGGCGGGTGACCTGCGCGCCCGCGGCTTCCTGATCGGCGGAACGGCCGGACGCACGACACTCAACGGCGAGGGTCTGCAGCACGAGGACGGTCACAGCCACATCCAGTCGGCCACGATCCCGAACTGCGTCTCCTACGACCCGACGTTCTCCTATGAAGTCGCGGTCATCGTCCAGGACGGCCTGCGTCGGATGTACGCCGAGCAGGAAGACGTGTTCTACTACATCACCGTGATGAACGAGAACTACGAGCACCCAGGCATGCCCGAGGGCGCCGAGGCCGGCATCATCAAGGGGATGTATCTGTTCCGCGAGGGCAGGGGAAAGACCGGCGCGCCGCGGGTGCGGTTGCTCGGCAGCGGTACCATCCTCAGGGAGGTGATCGCCGCCGCCGAGATGCTGGAGGCGGAGCACGGGATCGCGGCGGACGTCTGGAGCTGCCCGAGCTTCACGGAACTACGACGCGACGCGATGGCCTGCGAGCGTTGGAACCTGCTCCATCCGGGGGAGGCCAAGCGCAAGTCGCACGTCGAGACCTGTCTGGAAGCGGGAACCGGCCCGGTGATCGCGGCGACCGACTACATGCGGCTGTTCGCCGATCAGATACGGGCCTGGGTTCCCGGCCGATATCGCGTGCTCGGGACCGATGGCTTCGGGCGCTCGGACTACCGTCGCAAACTGCGCGATTTCTTCGAGGTCGATCGACGCTGGGTCACGATCGCGGCGCTGAGCGGTCTCGTCGAGGAAGGCGCGCTGCCCGCGAGCGCGGTCGCGAGCGCGATCGCCAAGTACGGAATCGATCCCGGCAAGGCCGCCCCCTGGACGGTCTGA
- the lpdA gene encoding dihydrolipoyl dehydrogenase — MGNEVRLPDIGDFKDVPIIEVNVSAGDRIAVDDVLLVLESDKATMDIPSPVAGTVAEVRVKPGETISRGDLLLVMSDTVETGAPKPATTDKASKTVQATPGLSNGPHKPGEGQAGYGSSAAGATLDGSATKAAPQAAAPVQGEDLRADVLVLGAGPGGYTAAFRAADLGRKVVLVERWPQLGGVCLNVGCIPSKALLHAAKVIDETHAMAAHGISFAPPQVDIDKLRDWKDGIVKRLTGGLGGLARQRKVTVVTGLGRFVSPNQIAVEHEGKSTIVGFDQAIIAAGSEPITMPFIPHGDPRVIDSTGALELADVPKRLLVIGGGIIGLEMATVYHALGTKVTIVELMDQIIPGADKDLVTPLAKRIGKQYEAVHLKTKVTNVEATPDGLRVTFKGGSAPATDTFDKILVSVGRRPNGKLIDAAKAGVIVDERGFVPVDRQMRTNVPHIFAIGDVVGQPMLAHKAVHEGKVAAENASGKNSFFDAKVIPSVAYTDPEVAWVGLTENEAKGKGIKVGKGVFPWAASGRSLSLGRDEGMTKVLFDEATDRIVGCGIVGPSAGDLIAEAALAIEMGADAEDIGRTIHPHPTLSETVGMAAEVFEGTITDIYAPRKPRHP, encoded by the coding sequence ATGGGCAACGAGGTCAGGTTACCGGATATCGGCGACTTCAAGGACGTCCCGATCATCGAGGTGAACGTGAGCGCCGGCGATCGGATCGCCGTCGACGACGTCCTCCTCGTTCTCGAGTCCGACAAGGCGACGATGGACATTCCGTCGCCTGTCGCCGGCACCGTCGCCGAGGTCCGGGTGAAACCCGGGGAAACGATCAGCCGGGGGGACCTGCTTCTCGTCATGTCCGATACCGTCGAGACCGGAGCTCCCAAGCCGGCGACGACCGACAAGGCGAGTAAGACGGTCCAGGCGACGCCCGGACTCTCGAACGGACCGCACAAGCCCGGGGAGGGCCAAGCCGGCTACGGCTCGTCCGCCGCCGGCGCGACCCTTGACGGTTCCGCGACCAAGGCCGCTCCACAAGCCGCCGCGCCGGTTCAGGGCGAGGATCTGCGGGCCGACGTGCTGGTGCTCGGGGCCGGACCCGGGGGTTATACCGCCGCGTTTCGCGCCGCCGATCTCGGCCGAAAGGTCGTGCTGGTGGAACGCTGGCCGCAACTCGGCGGCGTCTGCCTCAACGTCGGCTGCATCCCGTCGAAGGCGCTCCTGCACGCCGCGAAGGTCATCGACGAAACCCACGCGATGGCGGCCCACGGCATCAGCTTCGCGCCACCGCAGGTCGACATCGACAAGCTTCGTGATTGGAAGGACGGGATCGTCAAGCGCCTCACCGGCGGTCTCGGCGGTCTCGCCAGGCAGCGCAAGGTCACGGTCGTGACCGGGCTGGGACGCTTCGTCAGCCCCAACCAGATCGCGGTCGAGCATGAGGGGAAGAGCACGATCGTCGGCTTCGATCAGGCCATCATCGCGGCCGGCTCCGAGCCGATCACCATGCCGTTCATTCCGCACGGCGATCCGCGTGTCATCGACTCGACCGGCGCGCTCGAACTCGCAGACGTTCCGAAGCGCCTTCTCGTGATCGGCGGCGGAATCATCGGCCTGGAAATGGCGACCGTCTATCACGCGCTGGGCACGAAGGTGACCATCGTCGAACTGATGGACCAGATCATCCCCGGTGCCGACAAGGATCTCGTGACGCCGCTCGCGAAGCGCATCGGCAAGCAGTACGAGGCGGTTCACCTGAAGACGAAGGTGACGAACGTCGAGGCGACGCCCGACGGTCTGCGCGTGACCTTCAAGGGCGGGTCGGCACCCGCAACGGACACGTTCGACAAGATCCTCGTGTCCGTCGGACGCCGCCCGAACGGCAAACTGATCGACGCGGCGAAAGCCGGCGTCATCGTCGACGAACGCGGCTTCGTGCCCGTCGACCGCCAGATGCGCACCAACGTGCCGCACATCTTCGCCATCGGCGACGTCGTCGGACAGCCGATGCTCGCGCACAAGGCCGTCCACGAAGGCAAGGTGGCGGCCGAGAACGCCTCCGGCAAGAACAGCTTCTTCGACGCGAAGGTGATTCCATCGGTGGCCTACACCGATCCGGAAGTGGCTTGGGTCGGGCTGACGGAGAACGAGGCGAAGGGCAAGGGCATCAAGGTCGGCAAGGGGGTCTTCCCGTGGGCGGCCTCGGGCCGCTCGCTCTCGCTCGGACGTGACGAAGGCATGACGAAGGTCCTGTTCGACGAAGCGACCGACCGCATCGTCGGCTGCGGCATCGTCGGCCCCTCCGCCGGCGACCTCATCGCCGAGGCCGCGCTCGCGATCGAGATGGGCGCGGACGCCGAGGACATCGGGCGCACGATCCATCCGCATCCGACCCTGTCCGAGACGGTGGGAATGGCGGCGGAGGTCTTCGAGGGGACGATTACCGACATCTACGCGCCGCGGAAGCCTCGTCATCCGTAG
- the aceF gene encoding dihydrolipoyllysine-residue acetyltransferase, with translation MGIEVKVPDIGDFTDIPIIEVFVKEGDTIGPDDPIVSLESDKATMDVPSPSAGMVEKLLVKAGDRVSKGSPLLVLRAEAGAGDLPAPADAVAVAAKQEPLPEATPSASSPAPAAAVPPAAAPASGIPDFSNVHASPTVRRIARELGIDLTAVKGTGDKGRITKDDVKGHLVGSGTPAPTGGAVMASGGMGIPDIPAVDFSKFGPIEIKPLARIKKISGPHLHRSWLNVPLVTHTDEADITETDTYRKELDTAGKEKGYRVTLLAFLIKASISALRAHPEFNASLSPEKDALILKRYYNIGVAVDTPDGLVVPVVKDADRKGIVEISQELGTLSKKAREGKLGAGDMQGATFSISSLGGIGGTSFTPLVNAPEVGILGVPRAKMAPVWNGTEFAPRLMLPLAVSYDHRVIDGALGARFTRHLAHVLEDVRRLVI, from the coding sequence ATGGGCATCGAGGTCAAGGTCCCCGACATCGGCGATTTCACGGATATTCCGATCATCGAGGTGTTCGTGAAGGAGGGGGACACGATCGGGCCGGACGATCCCATCGTCTCGCTCGAATCCGACAAGGCGACGATGGACGTACCTTCCCCGAGCGCGGGCATGGTCGAGAAGCTGTTGGTCAAGGCTGGCGATAGGGTGAGCAAGGGCTCGCCCCTCCTGGTACTGAGAGCCGAAGCGGGAGCCGGCGACCTGCCCGCTCCGGCCGATGCCGTCGCGGTTGCGGCCAAACAGGAGCCGCTTCCCGAGGCCACCCCGTCTGCCTCTTCCCCGGCGCCTGCAGCCGCCGTTCCTCCTGCCGCGGCGCCAGCCTCCGGCATACCCGATTTCTCGAACGTCCATGCCAGCCCGACGGTGCGTCGGATCGCCCGCGAACTCGGTATCGATCTGACCGCCGTCAAGGGTACCGGCGACAAGGGACGCATCACGAAGGACGACGTGAAGGGTCACCTCGTCGGCTCCGGCACCCCGGCCCCGACGGGTGGGGCGGTGATGGCATCCGGCGGCATGGGCATTCCGGACATACCGGCCGTCGACTTCTCGAAATTCGGCCCGATCGAGATCAAGCCGCTCGCGCGGATCAAGAAGATTTCCGGTCCGCACCTGCACCGTTCGTGGCTCAACGTGCCGCTCGTCACGCATACGGACGAGGCCGATATCACCGAGACGGATACCTATCGCAAAGAGCTCGATACGGCCGGCAAGGAGAAGGGCTATCGGGTCACGCTCCTTGCCTTCTTGATCAAGGCTTCGATCTCGGCGCTCCGCGCACATCCCGAGTTCAACGCGTCGCTCTCGCCCGAGAAGGACGCCCTGATACTCAAGCGTTACTACAACATCGGCGTTGCGGTCGATACGCCGGACGGGCTCGTGGTGCCCGTCGTCAAGGATGCGGATCGCAAGGGCATCGTCGAGATCAGCCAGGAGCTCGGCACCCTTTCCAAGAAGGCGCGCGAGGGCAAACTCGGCGCCGGCGACATGCAGGGCGCGACCTTCTCGATCTCGAGTCTCGGCGGCATCGGCGGAACCTCGTTCACTCCGCTCGTCAACGCGCCCGAAGTCGGAATCCTGGGTGTGCCGCGCGCGAAGATGGCCCCGGTCTGGAACGGCACCGAATTCGCGCCGCGCCTGATGTTGCCGCTGGCGGTCTCCTACGACCATCGCGTCATCGACGGGGCGCTCGGAGCCCGCTTCACCCGCCACCTCGCCCATGTCCTGGAGGACGTACGGCGCCTCGTCATCTGA